The Paenibacillus spongiae nucleotide sequence AAAGGGATTGCTAAAGATATTTTTGGGGAAGAGAGATTGGTCCTGGGCATTGATGAGATTTCTGATTCACAAAAATTAAAAAATAAATTTGATGAAATGGTGAGGGATGAAATGGAGCTGAAGCAGAAGATGCAGGAATCAGTTCCAGATATAAAGCGATTATCTTATAAAGCGGTTGATTATTTAAAAGAACTTGTTAAATAATTCGAGGTGCGCGATGAAAAAGCGATTGCTTTTTATTATGCCAAGTTTAGCAGCTGGAGGCGGAGAGAAAAGCTTAGTCAACTTACTATCCCAGCTGGACTATGACAAATATCAGGTTGAGCTATTCTTGTTTAATCATGACGGGATTTTTATGGAATATTTGCCTCCTGAGGTCAGAGTGCTGCCTTTACAGCAAACCTATAAATGGTTTACGCTGCCGCTCTTTCAATCAGTATTGAAGCTGCTGAAGGAAAGAAAATTTTCTCTAGTATTCAACAGGCTCATGTATGCGATTAATGTACGAAGAGCAAGAAGTATTCCAATTAATGAACAATACAGCTGGAAGCACTTATCACGTGCTCTGGAAAGACTGACAACACATTATGACATTGCTATTGGCTTTCTAGAGAACACCTCCACTTATCTGTGTGTAGATAAGGTTGAAGCATCTAAAAAAATCGGCTGGGTCCATATTGATTATGATCAGTTTGGTATGGATCCTGCCATCGATAACCTATATTTTGAGCAATTAGATCATATTGTTACCGTATCCGATGAATGTGCGGAAATCTTACGTGCAAGATTTCCGGAGCAGCGAAAGAAGATCCATATTGTGTACAACATTGTATCGCCCGATATGATTTATAAGATGGCAGAGGAAGAGGATAAGGACTTATATTCACGAGTGAACGGCGAACAGGTCATCCTTTCCATAGGCCGACTACATGATCAGAAAGGATTCGAATGGGCAATTGAAGCCTGTAGAATACTCGGAGATCGAGGATACAAGGTGAAGTGGTATGTAATAGGAGAGGGGGAACTGAGAGAAGCCTTAACTGACCTTATACGTAAATACGGGGTTGAGCAACAATTCTACTTGCTGGGTTTGAAATCAAATCCGTATCCTTTTATCAAGCAAGCTGATTTGTACGTTCAACCATCTAGATATGAAGGGAAATCCATTGCAATAGATGAAGCGAAAATTATGAAGAAACCTATCGTGGTAACCAACTTCAGCACAGCAAAGGACCAGATACAACACGAAGAGAATGGGCTGATTGTCGAGATGAATCCGTGTGCGATTGCGGATGGGATTGAGAAGCTGATAAATGATGAAACGCTGAGGAGCCGCTTTACTGGAAACTTATCTCGTTCGAAACTCGGAACAGAAGAGGAAATAACGAAGCTGAACAGTCTATTTGCATAGGTGGATGATGGGTGCTATGAAAAAAAATCTGTTATTTGTAATGAATAATTTGAATTGCGGGGGCGCGGAAAAGGCACTTATTGCTTTATTAAATACGATTGATTATTCCGCTTATACTGTCGATTTATTATTATTCCGCCGTGAGGGTATCTTTCTCGCCGATGTTCCGAAACAAGTTAACCTCTTGGAAGAACCGCAAGATTACAGCTACTTTAATATGCCTATTAAGGCTGCCATCAAAGATTGTGTTCATAAGCGCAGGTTCGATGTAGCTATAGCCAGGGCGTGCGCGGCATTTATATTCAGAAGCGAGAAGAACAGAGTACGCTGTGAACAAAGAGTTTGGAAGTATTTGTCCAAGGCGCTGCCGAGTTTATCCAAGCAGTATGATGCGGCAATTGGTTATTTGGAAAAAAACCCGATTTATTTTTGTATTGAGAAAGTGAATGCCACTAAAAAAATCGGGTTTATACATAACGATTACGATCAACTTGGTATGGACCCCTCCATCGATAGAAGCTATTTCGAGCAGCTTGATAATATTGTGACGGTTTCTGAAGGGTGCGTCAAAGTACTCAAAGATCGATTCCCGATGTTTGAACCTAAAATTAAATTGATGTATAACATCGTATCTCCTGACGTCATAAAGAGGCTTTCGCAAAGGAAAGTAGACCTGCGGCATAAAGGAATTTCAATCGTTTCTGTGGGAAGGTTGCACTATCAGAAAGGGTTCGAGATGGCTGTAGAGGCTTGTGCTATGTTGATTGAAGATGGTTATGATATCAAGTGGTATGTGGTTGGGGAAGGCGATGAACGGGAGAAGCTGGAGCGACTTATCAAAGAGCGTAAGCTGGAGGCTGCCTTCATTCTGACGGGGGTTAAAGACAATCCATATCCGTATATAAGGCAGTGCGACATTTATGTGCAAACCTCGTTATTCGAGGGTCATTGCTTGACGATTACAGAAGCTAAGATATTAAAGAGACCGATCGTATCGACCGACTTCAACGTCATTCATGCACAAATCCAGAATGAGAAAAACGGGCTAATCGTCAAGCAAGATCCAGCATCCATTTTCGAAGGCATCAAGCGTTTAATTAGTGATAAAGAGTTAAGGGATTCGTTCGAACATCATCTATCTAAGGAACATTTAGGGACGGAATCAGAGATAGAAAAACTTTATCAATTTATTAGCTAGGACGTGATTGTATCCTGATCCAAATCGCAGGACTGATATTGCTCGCAGTTGTCGCTGTTATCTTAATTATTGACATTATTCCGTTGTGGAAGGACTGGTTCGGAAGGATCCATATAGGCCGGGCAAGCGATAAGGAGAAATGGGGGGAATCTATTACCGAATTGGCTGTTAAATGGTTAAATCATACACCAACAATCAAGCTAACAGACCATACAAGGCTGATCGTGATTGATATGCTGCGAGGCAATTATTCGCGGTCTTCCATCCAGCATTGGCAAGAGGCGGCGTTATTATTGGGCACCTCTGAATACTTGAAGCATCACGATGATAAAAAAGTAGAGCAAGCAGTTGTGAAGTATCTGGAAAAAACGTTTGATCATAACGGTCAATGGCGGGAGAAGCCAAAGCATGTTGATGGGGCAATCCTTGCTTATGCATTAATGAAGTTATCCTTTGTTGAAACTGACCGTTACAAAGAAGCGCTCGATTATACATGGGCGATGATTAAGGAGTATATTGGCGAGGACGGAACCGTGGAATATCGAAAATCCATGAATCATTACAGATATGTAGATACGGTCGGATTTATTTGCCCGTTCTTGGTCGCGTATGGACTTAGATACGAGGAAGATGCATGTATCGATTTATCCATAAAGCAAATTCTGACGTATGAACGATACGGTATGCTGACAAATCACGGCATCCCTTGCCATGCCTATCTGATCGATCATAAAGTGCCGATGGGCTTATATGGCTGGGGAAGAGGCCTTGGATGGTATGCAATTGGTCTGATTGATGCGTGGTACGAATTGCCAACGGAGCACCCATATAAATCAGAACTGAAGCATTGCATAAGCAGGTTTGCCAAGGCTGCTATCCGTTTTCAGCAGCCGAGCGGGAATTGGAACTGGACTGTAACGCGCCAGGAGTCGATTCCGGATTCTTCCTCAACGGCTACAGTAGGCTGGTTCATGCAGCAAGCGGCGTCCATTCCTGCACTTGCGGATGAGTGCTCCGCAAGTGCAGAACGCGCTATTCATTATTTAATGAAGGTGACCAGAAGGAACGGAGCCATTGATTTCTCACAAGGCGATACGAAGGATATCGGCGTCTACTCCAACCAGTTCGGTATTCTGCCGTTTACACAAGGCTTTGGGGTCAGGTTAATTCAAAGATATAACGCTGCAAGGAAGAGCGGCAAGCAAGAATATGCGGCAAAAAAAGAGGGATTGAATGAGAGTAAAGAGCTCGCTCATTAACATTTCCGCAGGTTTGGGCAATCAACTTATAATCACAGCCTTAAGCTTTATTTCAAGAAGCGTATTCATCAGTACATTAGGGATCGAATATTTGGGGGTTAACGGACTCTTTACCAGCTTATTAGCAATGCTATCGCTGGCAGAAGCGGGTATTGGGTCGAGCATTATATACAATTTATATAAGCCGGTCGCTGAGAACAATCAAGAACAAATTAACCGGCTGATGAAGCTGTATCGTAATGCGTATATTGTGATAGCCTTCGTTGTATTGCTGCTTGGATTATCGATTCTGCCTTTCTTGGATCATTTCGTAAAAGACACCAGTGTGAAAGACGTCTACATCATCTATTTGATATTTTTGTTTAATACCGTTGTGCCTTATTTCTTTCAATATAAACAGTCATTTTTGAGTGTTAGTCAAAAGAACTATGTGGTAACAGGCGTGTACTCCGTATCACAGATCATATCCACCAGCCTGAAAATCGCCGTCCTAACCTACACGCAAAACTTTATTTTGTACCTAATTATAGACAGCATGATTACGATTACGACCTCTCTTATTTTGAACACCATCGTCAACAGAATGTATCCTTTCTTGAAAAACAAACCATCAGGTAAGCTGGATGCGGAGACGAAAGGGAACCTGATTAAAAATATCAAAGCGATCGTGCTGCAGAATATCGGAACCTATTTCATTCTTGGTGCAGACAGCCTGATTATTTCGGCCTTCGTCAGTCTTGCGGCAGTCGGATTATATTCAAATTACAAAATGCTGATCGATATCAGCAGAACCTTCTTAAATCAAATTTTCAATAACATGTACCATAGCGTGGGCAATTTAGTTGCCAAGGAGAGTAAAGCCAAGGTTTATCAGGTGTACAAAGTAACGATGTTGTTGAATTTCTGGTTGTACTCCTTATTTACGATCTTCATGGCCGTTATGATCCAGCCCTTCATTACGGTTTGGATCGGATCGAAGTTTCTAATGGAGGGCAGCGTGCTGCTTGTCTTAATGCTGCTGTTTTATGAGAGAGGCATGCGAAATTCCATTACGACGGTGAAAACGACGGCAGGCATCTTTCATGAAGACCGTTTTGCACCTTTATGTCAAGCCGCAGTGAGTGTGACGCTCTCTCTGGTGCTTGTTCACTATCTGGGCATTACAGGCGTATTCATTGGATCACTTGTCAGTGCACTGGCTGTGCCATTCTGGCTAACGCCATTACTAGTTTACCGCAAAGTATTTCAACAGCCCGTAACGCACTATTTTATCCGTTACGCTTCCTATTCGGCATTAGGGGTAGGGACATATTTTATTGCTAAATATATATCCGGTTTTATTACGGTGGACGGATTTTTTTCTCTCGCATGGAAAAGCATCATTTGTTTCCTCGTCATTAATGCCGTATTTGCAGCGGTTTTCTATAGATCGGAAGAATTTAAGTATTTAATCCGAATGATTGCGAATCTTCTAAAAAAGCTGCCGATCGGATCCAAATTATCCCGAAAGATGGAGGGGGTAGAGCAATGACTGTTCTTATAACCGGCGGGGCTGGCTATATTGGAAGCCATACCTGTGTTGAGCTGCTTCAAGCAGGGTATGATATTGTCGTCCTGGATAACTTCTCAAACAGCTCGCCGGAATCATTAAGAAGGGTGAGTGAAATTACGGGCAGAGAGTTTCCGGTCTATGCCGTTGATTTATTGAATCGGGATGAACTAGAGCGCGTATTTTCGAATCACGCGTTTCAGGGCGTCATCCATCTGGCTGGATTGAAGGCCGTAGGCGAATCGGTAAGCTCGCCGATGCATTACTATTACAGCAACATGACGAGTACATTCCATCTCTGCGAGACGATGCGAAAGTATGGTGTCCATCGGATGGTATTCAGCTCGTCTGCAACCGTATACGGCTTGCCGGGGAGTGTTCCCATTACAGAGACGTTTCCTGTCGGGGCGACCAACCCCTATGGCCGAACGAAACAGATGATCGAGCAGGTCCTGCAAGATCTATATGCGTCCGATCCTTCATGGAGCATTTCGATATTACGTTACTTCAATCCAATCGGCGCGCATAAGAGCGGCCGAATCGGAGAGGATCCCAGCGGGGTTCCTAATAATCTCATGCCGTTTATTACGCAGGTAGCGGTCGGGAGAAGAGAGCGGCTGACCATCTATGGCAGTGATTATCCTACCAAAGACGGTACGGGCGTTCGGGATTACATCCATGTTGTCGATCTGGCGCAGGGTCACCTGCGGGCGCTGGAAAAGCGTTTGTCTCAGTCTGGGATGGATATCTATAATTTGGGGACGGGGAAAGGATATAGCGTGCTGGAGGTTGTGCAGGCGTTCGAGAAGGTCTCCGGGAGAAAGATCCCCTATACTATCGTGGATAGGAGACCGGGAGATATTGCGACATGCTATGCCGACCCTTCCAAGGCGCAATTAGAGCTTGGTTGGGAGGCTGTTCGAAACATCGAAGAGATGTGTGTCGATTCATGGTTGTGGCAGCTGCACAATCCAGAAGGATATAAAGAAATGGTTCCGACCTCGCAGGCCAGTGCGCCGCGAGGTTTTTTTACGACGTCTTCTTTGTGAAGGGGATGAATCATGAACCAGGCCATTGACCTGACTCAAGAGCAGCTGCTAGCCATTTTGTTAGATATTCATGAAAAAAGCAAGAAATCGGATACGCTGCAAATGAAAGAAATTATTGAAGAGATTAAAGGAAGAATACTGATGATATCTAAATAGCTGGAGCGGATGGGGAAGTAATATGGAATTAAGACTATTTTCCGTATATAGCCCCAGTTGCCCCTTCAACAATAATCATGAAAAGGACGTTTGTCATGCCAACTATGGATAAGAAGAAAATATATCTGTCTCCTCCGCATATGAGCGGCCGGGAGCAAGACTATATTAATGAGGCATTCGATACGAACTGGATAGCTCCGCTTGGCCCGAATGTGGATGCATTCGAGAATGAGCTTGCGGCCTATGCCGGCGTGAATGGCGCGGCGGCTGTAGCATCGGGAACGGCGGCCATTCATTTGGCACTACGATTATTGGGCGTGAAGCCGGGAGACCGTATCTTCTGCTCGAGTCTTACCTTCGTTGCGAGCGCAAATCCGATCCTCTATGAAGGAGCGGTGCCGGTTTTCATTGATTCGGAGCCGGATAGTTGGAACATGTCACCTGCTGCGCTTGGAAGGGCATTGGCAGAGGCGGATCGGGAGGGGAGCCTTCCTAAGGCGGTTATTGTCGTGAATCTATACGGTCAGAGTGCCCGGATGGATGAGATTATCGCCGCATGTGACCGCTATGATATCCCCGTTATCGAGGATGCCGCGGAATCGCTGGGATCGACTTATAAAGGAAAGGCTAGCGGATCGTTCGGTAAGTTCGGAATCTACTCCTTCAACGGCAATAAAATTATTACGACCTCCGGCGGGGGAATGCTCGTATCCAACGATGAGGAAGCACTGCGTAAAACTCGGTTTCTTGCTACACAGGCGAGAGATCCGGCACCGCATTACCAGCACAGCGAGCTCGGCTATAACTACCGTATGAGTAATCTACTAGCGGGGGTCGGCAGGGCTCAGCTTCAGGTATTAGAAGACCGGGTTAACGCAAGAAGAGCTATATTTGACTGCTACTGCGAGCAGCTATCAGATCTGCCTGGCATCCAGTTTATGCCTGAGCTGGCGGACACCCGTTCGAACCGTTGGCTGACCGTGATGACAATTAACCCTGCAGAAGCGGGATGCAGCGTTTCTGACCTACTGCGTACATTAACGGAAGAAAACATCGAAGCACGACCGGTTTGGAAGCCGCTTCATACCCAGCCGCTATTCGAGCATACAAGGTACTATCCACACCATGAGCAAGAGAGTTTCTCGGAGAGTGCCTTCCGGCATGGAATCTGCCTTCCATCCGGGTCGGGCCTAACAGAAGAGGATCAAGACAGGGTACTCCAATGTGTGAAAGAGGTTATCGCCGCAAATAGATTGGTTGGACACTCGTATAATAGCTCCCCTCAATAGCATAAAGAAACCGCCAGCGTAGGATACGCTGGCGGTTTTTCCCCTTAATGAATCCCGCCACTTTCTTCTCTAAGAAGGCAGCTCAATCCACTGATAAGGCGTCTTGGCGGCTTTGAAGCCGAATTCAATGATCGTGATGATGGCGATGGTCTCCGCTTGATCCACTTTCACTTCGCCAGTCTCGAAGAAGGCGACCAGCTGTTTAATGAAGGAAGCGAAGAAGTCCGACTCGGGCCGAAGAATGGACGAGTCGCCGGATTCATAGTTTATGGTCAGGCTGAACGGACAGCCCCCGCCAAAATGGTTGATCGTCGCCTGACGGCCATCCGCGAACCCGATCAGCAAGGCAGGCGAATGCGGCGTTCCGATGTACATCACCCGGCTTACGTCGCTTCCCATCAGAGAGATGATCGGCTCGATCTGATGGATGGAATAGTTGTCGAATCGTCCAGGGCCGATGCTGCAGATCGTTTCGATTCCCTGCCGCGGCGCTGCGGAGTATTCGGAAGCGAACCGGAGCGCGGA carries:
- a CDS encoding glycosyltransferase, producing the protein MKKRLLFIMPSLAAGGGEKSLVNLLSQLDYDKYQVELFLFNHDGIFMEYLPPEVRVLPLQQTYKWFTLPLFQSVLKLLKERKFSLVFNRLMYAINVRRARSIPINEQYSWKHLSRALERLTTHYDIAIGFLENTSTYLCVDKVEASKKIGWVHIDYDQFGMDPAIDNLYFEQLDHIVTVSDECAEILRARFPEQRKKIHIVYNIVSPDMIYKMAEEEDKDLYSRVNGEQVILSIGRLHDQKGFEWAIEACRILGDRGYKVKWYVIGEGELREALTDLIRKYGVEQQFYLLGLKSNPYPFIKQADLYVQPSRYEGKSIAIDEAKIMKKPIVVTNFSTAKDQIQHEENGLIVEMNPCAIADGIEKLINDETLRSRFTGNLSRSKLGTEEEITKLNSLFA
- a CDS encoding glycosyltransferase — protein: MKKNLLFVMNNLNCGGAEKALIALLNTIDYSAYTVDLLLFRREGIFLADVPKQVNLLEEPQDYSYFNMPIKAAIKDCVHKRRFDVAIARACAAFIFRSEKNRVRCEQRVWKYLSKALPSLSKQYDAAIGYLEKNPIYFCIEKVNATKKIGFIHNDYDQLGMDPSIDRSYFEQLDNIVTVSEGCVKVLKDRFPMFEPKIKLMYNIVSPDVIKRLSQRKVDLRHKGISIVSVGRLHYQKGFEMAVEACAMLIEDGYDIKWYVVGEGDEREKLERLIKERKLEAAFILTGVKDNPYPYIRQCDIYVQTSLFEGHCLTITEAKILKRPIVSTDFNVIHAQIQNEKNGLIVKQDPASIFEGIKRLISDKELRDSFEHHLSKEHLGTESEIEKLYQFIS
- a CDS encoding glycoside hydrolase family 88 protein; the encoded protein is MLIQIAGLILLAVVAVILIIDIIPLWKDWFGRIHIGRASDKEKWGESITELAVKWLNHTPTIKLTDHTRLIVIDMLRGNYSRSSIQHWQEAALLLGTSEYLKHHDDKKVEQAVVKYLEKTFDHNGQWREKPKHVDGAILAYALMKLSFVETDRYKEALDYTWAMIKEYIGEDGTVEYRKSMNHYRYVDTVGFICPFLVAYGLRYEEDACIDLSIKQILTYERYGMLTNHGIPCHAYLIDHKVPMGLYGWGRGLGWYAIGLIDAWYELPTEHPYKSELKHCISRFAKAAIRFQQPSGNWNWTVTRQESIPDSSSTATVGWFMQQAASIPALADECSASAERAIHYLMKVTRRNGAIDFSQGDTKDIGVYSNQFGILPFTQGFGVRLIQRYNAARKSGKQEYAAKKEGLNESKELAH
- a CDS encoding lipopolysaccharide biosynthesis protein, which translates into the protein MRVKSSLINISAGLGNQLIITALSFISRSVFISTLGIEYLGVNGLFTSLLAMLSLAEAGIGSSIIYNLYKPVAENNQEQINRLMKLYRNAYIVIAFVVLLLGLSILPFLDHFVKDTSVKDVYIIYLIFLFNTVVPYFFQYKQSFLSVSQKNYVVTGVYSVSQIISTSLKIAVLTYTQNFILYLIIDSMITITTSLILNTIVNRMYPFLKNKPSGKLDAETKGNLIKNIKAIVLQNIGTYFILGADSLIISAFVSLAAVGLYSNYKMLIDISRTFLNQIFNNMYHSVGNLVAKESKAKVYQVYKVTMLLNFWLYSLFTIFMAVMIQPFITVWIGSKFLMEGSVLLVLMLLFYERGMRNSITTVKTTAGIFHEDRFAPLCQAAVSVTLSLVLVHYLGITGVFIGSLVSALAVPFWLTPLLVYRKVFQQPVTHYFIRYASYSALGVGTYFIAKYISGFITVDGFFSLAWKSIICFLVINAVFAAVFYRSEEFKYLIRMIANLLKKLPIGSKLSRKMEGVEQ
- the galE gene encoding UDP-glucose 4-epimerase GalE; protein product: MTVLITGGAGYIGSHTCVELLQAGYDIVVLDNFSNSSPESLRRVSEITGREFPVYAVDLLNRDELERVFSNHAFQGVIHLAGLKAVGESVSSPMHYYYSNMTSTFHLCETMRKYGVHRMVFSSSATVYGLPGSVPITETFPVGATNPYGRTKQMIEQVLQDLYASDPSWSISILRYFNPIGAHKSGRIGEDPSGVPNNLMPFITQVAVGRRERLTIYGSDYPTKDGTGVRDYIHVVDLAQGHLRALEKRLSQSGMDIYNLGTGKGYSVLEVVQAFEKVSGRKIPYTIVDRRPGDIATCYADPSKAQLELGWEAVRNIEEMCVDSWLWQLHNPEGYKEMVPTSQASAPRGFFTTSSL
- a CDS encoding DegT/DnrJ/EryC1/StrS family aminotransferase translates to MPTMDKKKIYLSPPHMSGREQDYINEAFDTNWIAPLGPNVDAFENELAAYAGVNGAAAVASGTAAIHLALRLLGVKPGDRIFCSSLTFVASANPILYEGAVPVFIDSEPDSWNMSPAALGRALAEADREGSLPKAVIVVNLYGQSARMDEIIAACDRYDIPVIEDAAESLGSTYKGKASGSFGKFGIYSFNGNKIITTSGGGMLVSNDEEALRKTRFLATQARDPAPHYQHSELGYNYRMSNLLAGVGRAQLQVLEDRVNARRAIFDCYCEQLSDLPGIQFMPELADTRSNRWLTVMTINPAEAGCSVSDLLRTLTEENIEARPVWKPLHTQPLFEHTRYYPHHEQESFSESAFRHGICLPSGSGLTEEDQDRVLQCVKEVIAANRLVGHSYNSSPQ
- a CDS encoding Gfo/Idh/MocA family oxidoreductase, giving the protein MKKIGFIDYFLDEWHAEKYPEWIESASNGAMKVTYAYGKKDSENGLSNAQWCANKGIELLTTIEEVVEKSDYLIVLSPDHPEFHEELAMLALQSGKPTYVDKTFAPDRATALLLFETAQKHGTPMYSSSALRFASEYSAAPRQGIETICSIGPGRFDNYSIHQIEPIISLMGSDVSRVMYIGTPHSPALLIGFADGRQATINHFGGGCPFSLTINYESGDSSILRPESDFFASFIKQLVAFFETGEVKVDQAETIAIITIIEFGFKAAKTPYQWIELPS